A portion of the Jaculus jaculus isolate mJacJac1 chromosome 5, mJacJac1.mat.Y.cur, whole genome shotgun sequence genome contains these proteins:
- the LOC101599422 gene encoding keratin-associated protein 12-1-like isoform X1 produces MCNTSCPSGCQPTCCVSSPCQASCCVPVSCQPTCCMSSPCQASCCVPVSCRPAVCVPVRCQVACCMPISCRPTVCVAPSCQSCVCVPVSCRPACVSSCQSSGCCQPSCPTLVCRPVTCGTPTCC; encoded by the exons atgtgcaacacCAGCTGCCCCTCGGGCTGCCAGCCAACCTGCTGCGTGTCCAGCCCCTGCCAGGCGTCCTGCTGCGTGCCCGTGA GCTGCCAGCCAACCTGCTGCATGTCCAGCCCCTGCCAGGCATCTTGCTGTGTGCCCGTGAGCTGCAGACCTGCTGTGTGTGTCCCTGTGAGATGCCAAGTGGCCTGCTGCATGCCTATAAGCTGCAGGCCCACTGTGTGTGTGGCTCCCTCCTGccagtcctgtgtgtgtgtgcccgtgaGCTGCCGGCCTGCATGTGTGTCCTCCTGCCAATCCTCTGGGTGCTGCCAGCCTTCTTGCCCCACCTTGGTCTGCAGACCTGTCACCTGTGGCACCCCTACCTGCTGCTGA
- the LOC105944838 gene encoding keratin-associated protein 12-3-like: MCNTSCSSGCQPTCCVSSPCQASCCVPVSCRPAVCVPVRYQVAYCVPMSCRPVCVAPSCQSSVCVPVSCRPVCGSSFQSSGCCQPSCPTMVCRPVTCSTSTCC, from the coding sequence atgtgcaacacCAGCTGCTCCTCAGGCTGCCAGCCAACCTGCTGCGTGTCCAGCCCCTGCCAGGCATCCTGCTGCGTGCCCGTGAGCTGCAGACCTGCTGTGTGTGTCCCTGTGAGATACCAGGTGGCCTATTGTGTGCCCATGAGCTGCCGGCCCGTGTGTGTGGCCCCCTCCTGCCagtcctctgtgtgtgtgcccgTGAGCTGCCGGCCCGTGTGTGGGTCCTCCTTCCAGTCCTCCGGGTGCTGCCAGCCCTCCTGCCCCACCATGGTCTGCAGACCTGTCACCTGCAGCACCTCCACCTGCTGCTGA
- the LOC101599715 gene encoding keratin-associated protein 10-9-like, whose amino-acid sequence MAASTMSVCSSSCDSCTDSSWQVDDCPESCCEPSCCAPSCCQPSCCAPCLTLVCTPVSCVSSPCCQPTCTSSCTPSCCQQSCCQPACCTSSPCQPSCGVPVCCKPVCCVPVCCGASSCCQPSCCQQSSCAPSCCQSSPCQPSCGVTLCCKPVCCTPVCSGSSSCCQSSCCQPSCCVPVCCKPCSSVSLLCRPVCRPACCVPTSSCCASSCQPSCCRPSSCVSLLCRPACSRQACCGLSSGQKSSC is encoded by the exons ATGGCCGCCTCTACCATGTCTGTCTGCTCCA GCTCCTGTGACTCCTGCACCGACTCCTCCTGGCAGGTGGACGACTGTCCAGAGAGCTGCTGCGAGCCCTCCTGCTGCGCCCCCAGCTGCTGCCAGCCCAGCTGCTGTGCCCCCTGCCTGACCCTGGTCTGCACCCCGGTCAGCTGTGTGTCCAGCCCCTGCTGCCAACCCACCTGCACCAGCTCCTGCACGCCCTCGTGCTGCCAGCAGTCTTGCTGCCAGCCGGCCTGCTGCACCTCCTCCCCCTGCCAGCCGTCCTGCGGTGTGCCCGTCTGCTGCAAGCCCGTCTGCTGTGTGCCCGTCTGCTGTGGGGCTTCCTCATGCTGCCAGCCCTCTTGCTGCCAGCAGTCTAGCTGTGCGCCCTCTTGCTGCCAGTCCTCCCCCTGCCAGCCGTCCTGCGGTGTGACCCTCTGCTGCAAGCCCGTCTGCTGTACCCCCGTCTGCTCTGGGTCCTCCTCTTGCTGCCAGTCCTCATGCTGCCAGCCGTCCTGCTGTGTGCCCGTCTGCTGCAAGCCCTGCTCCAGCGTGTCCCTGCTCTGCCGCCCCGTGTGCAGACCCGCCTGCTGTGTGCCCACCTCCTCCTGCTGCGCCTCCTCCTGCCAGCCCAGCTGCTGCCGCCCGTCCTCCTGTGTGTCCCTGCTCTGCCGCCCCGCCTGCTCCCGCCAGGCCTGCTGTGGCCTCTCCTCGGGCCAGAAGTCCAGCTGCTGA
- the LOC101599422 gene encoding keratin-associated protein 12-1-like isoform X3: protein MCNTSCPSGCQPTCCVSSPCQASCCVPVSCRPTLCVPVRYQSSVCVPVSCQPVCGSSCQSSVCVPVSCRPVCGSSCQSSGCCQPSCPTLVCRPVTCSTPTCC from the exons atgtgcaacacCAGCTGCCCCTCGGGCTGCCAGCCAACCTGCTGCGTGTCCAGCCCCTGCCAGGCGTCCTGCTGCGTGCCCGTGAGCTGCAGGCCCACACTGTGCGTTCCCGTGAGATACCAG TCTTCTGTGTGTGTGCCCGTGAGCTGCCAGCCCGTGTGTGGGTCCTCCTGCCagtcctctgtgtgtgtgcccgTGAGCTGCCGGCCCGTGTGTGGGTCCTCCTGCCAGTCCTCCGGGTGCTGCcagccctcctgccccaccctggTCTGCAGACCTGTCACCTGCAGCACCCCCACCTGCTGTTGA
- the LOC105944836 gene encoding keratin-associated protein 10-3-like has product MGSRASVQMGARSAARTSQGISTQGKLSWSSLPALLPTTAASTMSVCSNAHTESSWQVDDCPESCCEPSCCAPSCCQPSCCAPCLTLVCTPVSCVSSPCCQPTCTSSCTPSCCQQSCCQPACCSSSPCQPSCGVPVCCKPVCCVPICCVPVCCKPVCCTPVCSGSSPCCQSSCCQPSCCVPVCCKPCSSVSLLCRPVCRPACCVPTSTCCASSCQPSCCRPSSCVSLLCRPACSRQACCGLCSGLKSSC; this is encoded by the exons atgggcaGCCGAGCCTCTGTCCAGATGGGAGCCAGGAGCGCGGCTCGCACATCTCAGGGGATCAGCACGCAGGGCAAGCTCAGCTGGAG CTCACTTCCTGCCTTACTGCCCACCACGGCCGCCTCCACCATGTCCGTCTGCTCCAATGCCCACACCGAATCCTCCTGGCAGGTGGACGACTGTCCAGAGAGCTGCTGCGAGCCCTCCTGCTGCGCCCCCAGCTGCTGCCAGCCCAGCTGCTGTGCCCCCTGCCTGACCCTGGTCTGCACCCCGGTCAGCTGTGTGTCCAGCCCCTGCTGCCAACCCACCTGCACCAGCTCCTGCACGCCCTCGTGCTGCCAGCAGTCTTGCTGCCAGCCAGcctgctgctcctcctccccctgccagcCGTCCTGCGGTGTGCCCGTCTGCTGCAAGCCCGTCTGCTGTGTGCCCAT CTGCTGTGTGCCCGTCTGCTGCAAGCCCGTCTGCTGTACCCCCGTCTGCTCTGGGTCCTCCCCTTGCTGCCAGTCCTCATGCTGCCAGCCGTCCTGCTGTGTGCCCGTCTGCTGCAAGCCCTGCTCCAGCGTGTCCCTGCTCTGCCGCCCCGTGTGCAGACCCGCCTGCTGTGTGCCCACCTCCACCTGCTGCGCCTCCTCCTGCCAGCCCAGCTGCTGCCGCCCGTCCTCCTGCGTGTCCCTGCTCTGCCGCCCCGCCTGCTCCCGCCAGGCCTGCTGTGGCCTCTGCTCGGGCCTGAAGTCCAGCTGCTGA
- the LOC101599422 gene encoding keratin-associated protein 12-1-like isoform X2, whose translation MCNTSCPSGCQPTCCVSSPCQASCCVPVSCRPTLCVPVRYQVAYCVPVSCRPPVCGSSCQSSVCVPVSCRPVCGSSCQSSGCCQPSCPTLVCRPVTCSTPTCC comes from the exons atgtgcaacacCAGCTGCCCCTCGGGCTGCCAGCCAACCTGCTGCGTGTCCAGCCCCTGCCAGGCGTCCTGCTGCGTGCCCGTGAGCTGCAGGCCCACACTGTGCGTTCCCGTGAGATACCAGGTGGCCTATTGTGTGCCCGTGAGCTGCCGGCCC CCCGTGTGTGGGTCCTCCTGCCagtcctctgtgtgtgtgcccgTGAGCTGCCGGCCCGTGTGTGGGTCCTCCTGCCAGTCCTCCGGGTGCTGCcagccctcctgccccaccctggTCTGCAGACCTGTCACCTGCAGCACCCCCACCTGCTGTTGA